A window of the Thalassospira sp. TSL5-1 genome harbors these coding sequences:
- a CDS encoding AbrB family transcriptional regulator has translation MPHTPTKPDRPAVPPQANASIPADGSPPLQNTPPFADISPARRLGNLPELLQWALLLGSSVLLGIVLHHFNVPAALLLGPMIVGIVMGTNSASIRIPRVGFVAAQSVLGAMIGGSMTAAIITSFVNDWPLVIGITFITLLASSFLGWLLCIRRVLPGTVGIWGSSPGAASAMVIMAEAFGADARLVAFMQYVRVVCVVTVASLVANFWVSSTLPAGTEIPVQDWFPAFDLTNFGLTLLVAGASAVLGVALRIPSGALLLPIITVMVLHINGWLDVELPEWFLGLTYAIIGWTIGLKFTPAVLHHAASALPKILLSIVVLIGFCAGISVLLVHFLDVDPLTAYLATSPGGLDSVAIIAASTHVDLPFILVMQSARFFMVLLIGPPLAKAVARFTPQS, from the coding sequence TTGCCCCACACGCCCACAAAACCAGACCGTCCCGCCGTCCCCCCTCAGGCCAATGCCAGCATCCCGGCAGATGGCTCTCCCCCTTTACAAAACACACCTCCATTCGCCGACATCTCCCCCGCGCGCCGGTTGGGAAACCTGCCCGAATTGCTGCAATGGGCCCTGTTGCTTGGCAGTTCTGTCCTGCTGGGGATCGTGCTGCATCATTTTAATGTTCCCGCTGCATTGCTGCTCGGCCCCATGATTGTCGGCATTGTCATGGGCACCAACAGCGCCTCCATTCGCATTCCCCGTGTTGGCTTTGTCGCGGCCCAATCGGTTTTGGGGGCCATGATCGGCGGGTCGATGACAGCAGCCATCATTACATCCTTTGTCAATGACTGGCCTCTGGTGATTGGCATCACCTTTATCACGCTTCTCGCCAGCAGCTTTTTAGGCTGGCTTTTGTGCATTCGCCGGGTCTTGCCCGGCACAGTGGGCATTTGGGGGTCTTCGCCCGGTGCCGCCTCGGCAATGGTTATCATGGCAGAAGCGTTTGGCGCCGATGCACGGCTGGTGGCCTTCATGCAATATGTACGGGTGGTTTGTGTGGTCACAGTCGCATCACTGGTAGCAAATTTCTGGGTTTCCAGCACCCTGCCCGCTGGCACCGAAATACCGGTGCAAGACTGGTTTCCCGCCTTTGACCTTACCAATTTTGGCCTCACCCTGCTGGTTGCCGGGGCATCGGCCGTGCTGGGAGTCGCGCTGCGCATCCCGTCCGGCGCACTGCTATTGCCCATCATCACGGTGATGGTGCTTCACATTAATGGCTGGCTGGATGTGGAACTGCCGGAATGGTTTTTGGGCCTGACCTACGCCATTATTGGCTGGACCATCGGCCTTAAATTTACCCCTGCCGTGTTGCATCATGCGGCAAGTGCTCTGCCCAAAATACTACTCTCCATTGTCGTGCTGATTGGCTTTTGTGCCGGTATTTCGGTTTTGCTGGTCCATTTCCTGGATGTGGACCCGTTAACCGCCTATCTGGCAACCAGCCCCGGCGGGCTTGATTCCGTTGCCATTATCGCGGCCAGCACCCATGTCGATTTGCCCTTCATCCTGGTCATGCAATCGGCCCGGTTTTTTATGGTATTGCTGATCGGCCCACCCCTGGCAAAGGCCGTGGCCCGTTTTACGCCGCAAAGTTAA
- a CDS encoding bifunctional diguanylate cyclase/phosphodiesterase yields the protein MFLTKQFESFVDLFRLHYERPELMRAQVEGLTRQIPMMYLLLTINSLGLSYTHYDQAPILLTVLFPGCLTVFCLFRSLVWIRTKSVLDDIATVLHMLRHIRVMSVFVSVLFTGWVIALYFYGDELHRVHVAYFISVTVVGCVFCLFQFPAVAISVVTVVFGGCIVAFSFNGTPIFHAILFNMLTVFLVVIYFIRNYYLSFADLLQSRKVLQEKHQQTLELSAQNEKLAYCDALTGLANRRDYFNILNAKIAHALQHGSDGSRIAPSEQFAVILVDLDGFKPVNDVYGHLAGDEILISAGKRICDVVGEEGYVARLGGDEFAAIVDEYNTVILDEISEKICVVLKQPFECAGGSVQLSATVGIAIFPFAARTAIGLFERADFALYHAKRNDRGTTMLFAACHETIIRQESRIAQSLRQADLAQELSLVFQPVYDLNTGKIYSVEALARWYNPELGPVAPDVFFPMAEKTNRVNDLTRTLFNKLLYEVENWPADIRFSFNLSARDLVVLEMTDWLIARIEQSNIEPRRITFEVTETAILRDFDAARDHIERLRGCGARVALDDFGIGFSSLRYVHELEIDCLKIDRSFVTPIVSNPRSQRIVKTVFDMCENFGIDCVVEGVETAEQCTMLRYLGGRYAQGYLLGRPAETVSFEPLTSVPCTSAITGD from the coding sequence GTGTTTTTAACGAAGCAGTTTGAGAGCTTTGTTGATCTGTTCCGGTTGCATTACGAGCGCCCGGAACTGATGCGTGCGCAGGTTGAAGGCCTGACGCGGCAAATACCCATGATGTATTTGTTGTTGACCATCAATTCTCTGGGCCTGAGCTATACGCATTATGATCAGGCACCAATTCTTTTGACGGTGCTTTTTCCCGGATGTTTGACGGTATTTTGCCTTTTTCGGTCACTTGTCTGGATCAGGACAAAGTCGGTTCTGGACGATATCGCGACGGTTTTGCATATGCTCAGGCATATTCGCGTTATGTCGGTGTTCGTCAGTGTTTTATTTACGGGGTGGGTGATTGCACTTTATTTTTATGGTGACGAACTGCACCGCGTACATGTGGCCTATTTTATCTCGGTTACGGTCGTAGGGTGCGTTTTTTGCCTGTTCCAGTTTCCGGCAGTGGCGATTTCGGTTGTTACTGTGGTTTTTGGCGGTTGTATTGTCGCGTTCTCCTTTAACGGGACGCCGATTTTTCACGCTATTTTATTCAATATGCTGACGGTATTTTTGGTCGTCATCTATTTCATCCGTAACTATTACCTGTCGTTTGCCGACCTGTTGCAGTCACGAAAGGTATTACAGGAAAAGCATCAGCAGACTCTGGAACTTAGCGCACAAAATGAAAAGCTGGCCTATTGTGACGCGCTGACCGGTCTTGCCAATCGCCGTGACTATTTCAACATCCTGAATGCCAAGATTGCCCATGCCCTGCAACATGGTTCGGACGGAAGTCGCATTGCTCCAAGTGAACAATTCGCTGTTATTTTGGTCGATCTGGACGGATTTAAACCGGTTAATGACGTTTACGGGCATTTGGCCGGTGACGAAATACTGATTAGTGCCGGTAAACGTATTTGTGATGTTGTCGGCGAAGAGGGGTATGTTGCCCGATTGGGCGGGGATGAATTTGCTGCCATTGTGGATGAGTATAATACTGTCATACTTGACGAGATCTCCGAGAAAATTTGTGTCGTTCTGAAACAGCCATTTGAGTGCGCTGGTGGATCTGTGCAGTTATCGGCAACGGTGGGGATCGCGATTTTTCCGTTTGCCGCACGAACAGCGATTGGTTTATTCGAGCGGGCTGACTTTGCGCTTTATCACGCCAAACGTAATGATCGCGGTACAACCATGCTGTTTGCCGCCTGTCATGAAACCATCATTCGCCAGGAATCACGGATCGCGCAGAGCTTGCGGCAGGCCGATCTGGCGCAGGAATTGTCGCTGGTGTTTCAGCCGGTTTATGATCTCAATACTGGAAAAATCTATTCGGTCGAGGCCTTGGCTCGCTGGTATAATCCGGAGCTGGGGCCCGTTGCGCCCGATGTGTTTTTTCCAATGGCTGAAAAAACCAACCGGGTGAATGATTTGACCCGGACCCTGTTTAACAAGTTATTGTACGAAGTCGAAAACTGGCCGGCCGATATCAGGTTTTCATTTAATCTTTCGGCGCGTGATCTCGTTGTTTTGGAAATGACGGACTGGTTGATTGCGCGGATTGAACAGTCAAATATTGAACCGCGCCGCATTACGTTTGAAGTTACCGAAACCGCAATCCTGCGTGATTTTGATGCAGCCCGCGATCATATCGAACGGTTACGCGGTTGCGGCGCGCGCGTGGCTCTGGATGATTTTGGTATTGGCTTTTCCAGCCTGCGCTACGTCCACGAGCTCGAAATCGATTGTCTTAAAATTGATCGCAGTTTCGTCACGCCGATTGTCAGCAATCCGCGCAGTCAGCGGATCGTCAAAACCGTTTTTGATATGTGCGAGAATTTTGGCATTGATTGTGTGGTCGAGGGTGTTGAAACCGCCGAACAATGCACAATGCTACGGTATTTGGGGGGGCGTTATGCCCAGGGATATTTGCTCGGCCGCCCGGCAGAGACTGTTTCATTTGAGCCGTTGACCTCTGTTCCTTGTACATCTGCCATAACCGGGGACTGA
- a CDS encoding SpoIIE family protein phosphatase gives MSAGSDQPTIAPMTHRVAIAGNASLETANRLIFKEDLFVAADVSDTRFFHGSGIEDFPRETRFQVCFLPNLVTPDWLGALPRLNCNYFIEAYEGLQLGDLSPLRRPFPGPQWDLLVCLSTQSAYHLPIARKFVTALRRRGVLHDKIAPTLEIAVQEAFSNSLLHGNMEIDTTGHLSMEKFNALEQTTRERLADPEFGHRAIILAARQLVETQGVEIFIHDQGRGFAPPQNSDLRAMPGSESTFGRGLSLIKTLCSNLNFDRDGRTIRMRFSSQPITEDGTGKADLANIAPSASRLFATAPQSRQRSRFPAGPSTPKNLPHPDGTAGHVPSQHSFTGEEQNPSELYQACILIADDTLISREIVASYLRAEGFTNLVFARDGNDALEQVRQNQPDLIILDIIMPGMDGYDVCKQIRADPDYFEVPIIAQTALEENEGRTRIFEDGATDLILKPLNKSELLARVRIHLEHRILVKQLRAYRDRTQSELVLAHDMQAMLVPRPDYYRIVGRDYGLSISATFQMSSELGGDIWGLAPLDSDRLAIYLVDFAGHGIGAALNTFRLHSLMWSEGEDLHDPGRYLESLNLQLKRLLPVGQYATMLYGIIDRKKAQFKYACAASTSPIIGKNNGRDIRFLDGSGVPLGITNDARYETRETPFGDDSFLMLYSDALIETPLTNGNMLDPERLHDVLYHIMHRPGGGSDLASQVTDYFYDHTPRDLSDDFTLITLQPQAQT, from the coding sequence ATGTCTGCTGGCAGCGATCAGCCGACTATCGCCCCGATGACACATCGTGTCGCCATCGCCGGAAATGCGAGCCTTGAAACAGCCAATCGGCTGATTTTCAAGGAGGATCTTTTTGTTGCCGCAGATGTGTCCGATACCCGCTTTTTTCACGGCAGCGGCATTGAAGATTTTCCCCGGGAAACCCGGTTTCAGGTGTGTTTTTTGCCCAATCTGGTCACACCGGACTGGCTCGGCGCGCTACCGCGGCTAAACTGCAATTACTTTATCGAAGCCTATGAAGGGCTGCAGCTTGGCGATCTAAGCCCGCTGCGCCGCCCGTTTCCCGGCCCTCAATGGGACCTGCTGGTCTGCCTTTCCACCCAAAGTGCCTATCATTTACCGATTGCCCGCAAATTTGTGACCGCCCTGCGCCGACGTGGCGTGTTGCATGATAAAATTGCGCCAACCCTTGAAATTGCCGTCCAGGAAGCGTTTTCCAACTCGCTTTTGCATGGCAACATGGAAATTGACACCACCGGCCATCTATCGATGGAAAAGTTCAATGCACTGGAACAAACCACGCGCGAGCGCCTTGCCGATCCCGAATTTGGCCATCGCGCCATTATTCTGGCTGCACGGCAACTGGTCGAAACACAAGGCGTTGAAATTTTCATTCATGATCAGGGGCGTGGCTTTGCTCCGCCGCAAAATAGCGATCTTCGCGCCATGCCAGGCAGTGAATCCACATTTGGCCGCGGCCTGTCACTGATCAAAACACTGTGCAGCAATTTGAATTTTGACCGGGATGGCCGGACAATCCGCATGCGATTTTCCAGCCAGCCGATCACCGAAGATGGTACCGGCAAAGCGGATTTGGCAAACATTGCCCCTTCTGCATCCCGTCTTTTCGCCACAGCTCCACAATCCAGACAACGCAGCCGGTTCCCAGCCGGGCCATCAACCCCCAAAAACCTGCCCCATCCCGACGGCACTGCAGGGCATGTCCCGTCACAACACAGCTTTACCGGCGAAGAACAAAACCCATCCGAGCTTTATCAGGCCTGCATCCTGATTGCCGATGACACCCTGATCTCGCGCGAGATTGTCGCCTCCTATTTGCGGGCCGAAGGGTTCACCAATCTGGTTTTTGCGCGTGACGGCAACGATGCCCTTGAACAGGTGCGACAAAACCAGCCCGACCTGATCATTCTGGACATCATTATGCCCGGTATGGATGGCTATGATGTCTGCAAACAAATCCGTGCCGATCCCGACTATTTTGAAGTGCCGATCATTGCGCAAACCGCCCTTGAGGAAAATGAAGGCCGCACCCGCATTTTCGAGGATGGCGCAACCGACCTTATTCTCAAACCGCTCAACAAATCGGAACTGTTGGCACGGGTTCGCATCCATCTGGAACACCGCATTCTGGTCAAGCAATTGCGCGCCTATCGCGACAGAACCCAGTCCGAACTGGTGCTCGCGCATGATATGCAGGCCATGCTGGTGCCGCGACCGGACTATTACCGTATTGTCGGGCGCGATTACGGGCTGTCCATCAGTGCCACCTTCCAAATGTCTTCCGAACTTGGCGGCGACATATGGGGGCTGGCACCACTTGATAGCGACAGACTGGCGATTTATCTGGTCGATTTCGCCGGCCACGGTATTGGTGCAGCCCTTAACACCTTTCGTTTGCATTCACTGATGTGGTCAGAGGGCGAGGATTTGCATGATCCGGGCCGTTACCTCGAATCTCTTAATCTGCAGCTCAAACGACTGTTGCCGGTGGGGCAATATGCCACCATGCTTTATGGCATCATCGACCGCAAAAAGGCCCAGTTCAAATATGCCTGTGCGGCATCAACATCGCCGATCATTGGTAAAAACAACGGTCGGGATATCCGTTTTCTTGACGGGTCGGGCGTGCCGCTGGGTATCACCAATGATGCCCGATACGAAACCCGCGAAACCCCGTTTGGCGATGATTCTTTCCTGATGCTCTATAGCGACGCCCTGATCGAAACACCGCTTACTAACGGCAATATGCTCGACCCGGAACGCCTGCACGATGTTTTGTACCATATCATGCACCGGCCCGGTGGTGGCAGCGACCTTGCGTCCCAGGTCACGGACTATTTTTACGACCATACCCCCCGCGACCTAAGCGACGATTTCACCCTGATCACCCTGCAGCCACAAGCGCAAACATAA
- a CDS encoding YafY family protein, whose product MRRADRLFRLVQILRRRKLSRARELAEELEVSERTIYRDIRDLAASGVPVEGEAGVGYILRDGYDLPPLMFDAEEIEALVVGARMVQSWTDPQMARAASDALSKIEAVVPERLRGLIGGIPIAVADIAQEPIVVSMPDLRQAIRDRSILNLDYTDVNGVRTQRRVWPLGMLFFGAVWLLAGWCELRNAFRVFRADRIVTMEVLGERYRPTPGRSMRDYMISEGVEGEILNGLGR is encoded by the coding sequence ATGAGACGTGCTGACAGACTGTTCCGCCTGGTCCAGATTTTGCGCCGCCGCAAACTGAGTCGAGCCCGTGAACTGGCCGAGGAACTGGAAGTTTCCGAACGGACAATCTATCGTGATATTCGCGATCTGGCAGCGTCGGGCGTTCCGGTCGAAGGCGAAGCCGGAGTGGGCTATATCCTGCGCGATGGATATGATCTGCCGCCGTTAATGTTTGATGCCGAGGAAATCGAGGCGCTGGTGGTGGGCGCGCGCATGGTTCAAAGCTGGACCGATCCGCAAATGGCACGGGCCGCCAGTGATGCGTTATCGAAAATCGAGGCGGTGGTGCCCGAACGGTTGCGCGGCCTGATTGGCGGTATTCCCATTGCCGTGGCTGATATTGCCCAGGAACCGATTGTCGTTTCGATGCCGGATTTGCGCCAGGCCATTCGGGACCGCAGTATTTTGAACCTGGATTATACCGATGTGAACGGGGTGCGCACGCAGCGCCGGGTGTGGCCGTTAGGCATGCTGTTTTTCGGGGCGGTGTGGTTGTTGGCGGGATGGTGCGAATTGCGCAATGCCTTTCGCGTTTTTCGGGCGGACCGTATTGTGACGATGGAGGTTTTGGGCGAACGGTATCGTCCTACGCCGGGGCGTTCGATGCGCGATTACATGATTTCCGAAGGGGTAGAGGGGGAAATTTTAAATGGCCTTGGGCGTTAG
- a CDS encoding fumarate hydratase, whose amino-acid sequence MSDFVYKAMFEQGKDATPYRKIGDEGIETIEVNGETFLKVAPEAIEKLTLQAFFDCSHLLRPGHLEQLRKILDDPEATANDKFVAMDLLKNANIASGGVLPMCQDTGTAIVMGKRGGRVITDGSDEEAVSKGIWRAYQEYNLRYSQVSPLNMFEEKNTGSNLPAQIDLYATPGSEYKFMFMAKGGGSANKTFLFQQTKALLNPESLRKFLDEKIRTLGTSACPPYHLAIVIGGTSAEATLKTVKMASARYYDNLPTEGGDHGQAYRDLEWEQKVLEMTREMGIGAQFGGKYFCHDVRVIRLPRHGASCPVGIGVSCSADRQVLGKITKDGIFIEDLEHNPAKYLPEVSDEHLDDEVVKVDLNQPMDDIRRQLSQYPVKTRLALTGKVIVARDIAHAKIKERLDAGEGMPEYMKNHPVYYAGPAKTPDGMASGSFGPTTAGRMDAYVEQFQAAGGSFVMLAKGNRSKQVKDACQKYGGFYLGSIGGPAARLAQDCIKKVEVLEYPELGMEAVWQIDVEDFPAFIVIDDKGNDFFAEFGI is encoded by the coding sequence ATGAGTGATTTTGTCTATAAAGCCATGTTCGAGCAGGGCAAGGATGCCACGCCATATCGCAAGATTGGTGACGAAGGTATCGAAACCATTGAAGTTAATGGTGAAACCTTTTTGAAGGTTGCGCCTGAAGCCATCGAAAAACTGACCCTTCAGGCGTTTTTCGACTGCTCGCATTTGTTGCGTCCCGGCCATCTGGAACAGTTGCGCAAAATCCTGGATGACCCGGAAGCAACGGCGAATGACAAATTTGTCGCGATGGACCTTTTGAAAAACGCCAATATCGCTTCGGGCGGTGTGCTGCCGATGTGCCAGGATACGGGCACGGCGATTGTCATGGGCAAGCGCGGTGGCCGTGTGATTACCGATGGCAGCGACGAAGAAGCCGTTTCCAAGGGCATCTGGCGCGCCTATCAGGAATATAACCTGCGTTATTCGCAGGTTTCCCCGCTCAATATGTTTGAAGAAAAAAACACAGGGTCCAACTTGCCTGCCCAGATTGATCTGTATGCAACGCCGGGTTCCGAATACAAATTCATGTTCATGGCAAAGGGCGGTGGGTCGGCGAACAAAACCTTCCTGTTCCAGCAGACCAAGGCGCTGTTGAACCCTGAAAGCCTGCGCAAGTTTCTGGATGAAAAGATCCGCACGCTGGGCACGTCGGCCTGCCCGCCTTATCATCTTGCCATCGTTATTGGCGGGACTTCGGCGGAAGCTACGCTGAAAACCGTTAAAATGGCCTCGGCGCGGTATTACGATAACCTGCCGACCGAAGGTGGTGATCATGGACAGGCCTACCGTGACCTTGAATGGGAACAGAAGGTTTTGGAAATGACTCGCGAAATGGGCATTGGTGCGCAGTTTGGCGGCAAATATTTCTGTCATGACGTGCGTGTCATTCGCCTGCCGCGCCACGGTGCAAGCTGCCCGGTGGGTATTGGGGTGTCATGCTCGGCGGACCGTCAGGTGTTGGGTAAAATTACCAAGGACGGCATCTTTATCGAGGATCTGGAACATAACCCGGCGAAATACCTGCCGGAGGTTTCCGATGAGCATCTGGATGATGAAGTCGTCAAGGTTGACCTGAACCAGCCGATGGATGACATCCGCAGGCAATTGTCGCAATATCCGGTCAAAACCCGCCTGGCCCTGACGGGCAAGGTGATTGTGGCCCGTGACATTGCACATGCCAAAATCAAGGAACGCCTTGATGCGGGTGAAGGCATGCCCGAATACATGAAAAATCATCCGGTTTATTATGCGGGCCCGGCAAAAACGCCGGATGGCATGGCATCGGGGTCGTTTGGGCCGACGACGGCGGGTCGTATGGACGCCTATGTGGAGCAATTCCAGGCCGCCGGCGGCTCGTTTGTCATGCTGGCAAAGGGCAACCGTTCCAAACAGGTCAAGGATGCGTGCCAGAAATATGGTGGTTTCTATCTTGGTTCCATCGGCGGGCCGGCCGCCCGTTTGGCGCAGGATTGCATCAAGAAGGTCGAGGTTCTGGAATATCCCGAACTGGGCATGGAAGCCGTCTGGCAGATCGATGTTGAAGATTTCCCGGCTTTCATCGTGATTGATGACAAGGGTAACGACTTCTTTGCCGAATTTGGCATCTGA
- a CDS encoding STAS domain-containing protein: MIYKTQQNDTAVIIEMSERFTFSDHTVFRKLIDELSGLNSLTRIFDLSGIEFIDSAGLGMLLLARDEAEKNQATIILRGAKGQVKRMLEVARFDTLFQMED, from the coding sequence GTGATTTACAAAACGCAGCAAAATGATACAGCAGTTATCATAGAAATGTCCGAACGCTTTACATTTAGCGACCATACCGTATTCCGCAAACTGATCGACGAACTTTCAGGCCTGAATTCTTTAACCCGGATCTTTGACCTCTCCGGTATCGAATTTATTGATTCAGCTGGCTTGGGCATGCTGCTACTTGCCCGCGATGAAGCCGAAAAAAACCAGGCCACCATTATTCTGCGCGGAGCAAAAGGCCAGGTAAAGCGCATGCTGGAGGTTGCCCGTTTCGATACGCTTTTCCAGATGGAAGACTAA
- a CDS encoding lipopolysaccharide assembly protein LapB, with product MAQPQPVIYMASSPNGEKTELAPETRVRLRQLIDCLPDIPARLRVMGHGLLDLGLADLALECFGRALLADDLDDATHLGLVRTYLQKGNRHQAVAHLEIAISLRPEMRDLRVILADLLCNSQHLRGALDQLAQVLADEPSHAGARRGLANILQVFVARSASHPDVNVTQTAPVTAPPMSLVPVEAEPIPKGGIMVWQNHPASQVEVKRNNSPAHAWYWSEPDHPAIRS from the coding sequence ATGGCGCAACCGCAGCCGGTTATTTACATGGCATCATCGCCAAACGGGGAAAAGACGGAACTGGCCCCCGAAACGCGCGTGCGATTGCGCCAGTTGATAGACTGTCTTCCCGATATCCCGGCCCGCCTGCGGGTGATGGGGCATGGCCTGCTGGATTTGGGGCTGGCTGATCTGGCGCTGGAATGTTTTGGGCGTGCCTTGCTGGCCGATGATCTGGATGATGCGACCCATTTGGGGCTGGTTCGGACGTACTTACAAAAGGGTAATCGTCATCAGGCAGTGGCGCATTTGGAAATTGCCATCAGCCTGCGCCCTGAAATGCGCGATTTGCGCGTTATTTTGGCCGATCTTTTATGTAACAGTCAGCATTTGCGCGGGGCTCTTGATCAATTGGCCCAGGTTTTGGCGGACGAGCCATCGCATGCCGGGGCCCGGCGCGGGCTTGCCAATATTTTGCAGGTTTTTGTTGCCCGATCTGCTTCACACCCCGATGTGAACGTTACGCAAACTGCGCCTGTTACGGCACCCCCGATGTCTCTTGTCCCGGTAGAGGCCGAACCGATACCCAAGGGCGGCATAATGGTGTGGCAAAATCATCCCGCCAGCCAGGTCGAGGTGAAAAGGAACAACAGCCCCGCCCATGCCTGGTATTGGAGCGAACCGGACCATCCGGCCATTCGATCCTGA
- a CDS encoding TfoX/Sxy family protein, with translation MALGVSGQQAAHKRNEFVVMLTDLFAPMGHITARRMFGGWGIYCDGTVFGLVAQDVLFLKADDACRDVFEARDLDMFYPYGPDGICISYYEIPGDWLEGEDDILPYSRIALEAGLRASRNKKTKKKKPTR, from the coding sequence ATGGCCTTGGGCGTTAGCGGGCAGCAGGCCGCGCATAAACGGAACGAATTTGTCGTCATGCTGACAGATCTGTTTGCCCCGATGGGGCATATTACCGCACGGCGGATGTTTGGCGGCTGGGGGATTTATTGTGACGGTACGGTTTTTGGCCTGGTTGCCCAGGATGTTCTGTTTTTAAAAGCCGACGATGCCTGCCGCGACGTTTTTGAGGCCCGCGATCTTGATATGTTTTACCCGTATGGGCCGGATGGCATTTGTATTTCCTATTATGAAATCCCCGGCGACTGGCTGGAGGGTGAAGATGATATTTTACCTTATTCCCGGATTGCTCTTGAAGCCGGATTGCGCGCCAGCAGAAACAAAAAAACAAAAAAGAAAAAACCGACGCGTTAA
- a CDS encoding DMT family transporter, translating to MSRPSASSSSANLVENRLLGTLCAVLTVTIWASWIIATRYAVTTRFNAVDLGLIRFVVPFVLLSPIWWKRGIWPRGLPVGLGLMIVVGSGVAYSLVVATALKFAPASHVGTLLPGVMSIWAVLIGVAVFGERPNVIRWVGYGVIAVGIIILTALQPDQADGDTVIVGYALLFCAALMWASYTHALRRSGLQAIDAAAFTGFWSFVSFAVIALFVGTNIVDAPLNDVLVQLLFQGLLSGVIAVVTYGIAVRNIGSTGAAAFGALTPAFSALGGVFLLGEAGSISLILAVALVIIGVMIASGAAAKLLRR from the coding sequence ATGTCGCGCCCCTCCGCCTCCTCGTCTTCCGCAAATTTGGTTGAAAATCGCCTTTTGGGCACATTATGTGCCGTTTTGACCGTGACCATCTGGGCATCATGGATCATTGCGACCCGCTATGCGGTAACAACGCGGTTTAATGCGGTGGATCTCGGCTTGATCCGTTTTGTGGTGCCGTTTGTCCTGCTCTCGCCAATTTGGTGGAAACGCGGTATCTGGCCGCGCGGCCTGCCGGTTGGTTTGGGATTGATGATTGTCGTTGGCTCGGGTGTGGCCTATTCGCTGGTTGTGGCAACGGCCCTTAAATTTGCCCCCGCATCGCATGTTGGCACCCTGTTGCCGGGGGTAATGTCGATTTGGGCGGTATTGATTGGTGTTGCCGTGTTTGGCGAAAGGCCCAACGTGATCCGCTGGGTGGGCTATGGGGTGATTGCCGTCGGCATTATTATTTTGACCGCCTTGCAACCCGACCAGGCCGACGGGGATACGGTGATTGTTGGGTATGCCCTGCTGTTCTGTGCAGCTTTAATGTGGGCCAGTTATACGCATGCCCTGCGTCGGTCGGGGCTTCAGGCCATTGACGCCGCAGCCTTCACGGGTTTTTGGTCCTTTGTCAGCTTTGCCGTGATTGCCCTGTTTGTTGGGACCAATATTGTTGATGCACCGCTCAATGATGTGCTGGTTCAGTTATTGTTTCAGGGGCTTTTGTCCGGGGTGATTGCGGTTGTGACTTATGGCATTGCCGTTCGCAATATCGGGTCAACCGGGGCGGCGGCTTTTGGGGCGTTAACACCGGCCTTTTCCGCCCTTGGGGGGGTGTTTTTGCTGGGGGAAGCGGGCAGCATCAGCCTGATATTGGCGGTCGCACTGGTAATTATTGGTGTGATGATTGCATCGGGTGCGGCGGCTAAACTTTTACGCCGATAA
- a CDS encoding VOC family protein yields the protein MIDHLGIPVTDHTKARDFYCTALAPLDISIVMEVTAEQTGDKAHTGFGNHGKPFFWISECDKGTTPPPGIHIAFTATTRDLVDAFYNAALAAGARDNGAPGLRPHYHENYYGAFVIDPDGNNIETVCHSPVA from the coding sequence ATGATCGACCATTTGGGCATTCCTGTTACCGACCACACCAAAGCCCGCGATTTTTATTGTACAGCACTTGCCCCGCTTGATATTTCCATCGTTATGGAAGTCACCGCAGAGCAAACCGGAGACAAGGCCCATACCGGCTTTGGCAATCATGGCAAACCATTTTTCTGGATTTCCGAATGCGATAAAGGCACCACGCCACCGCCCGGCATCCACATTGCCTTTACCGCCACCACGCGCGACCTTGTCGATGCGTTTTACAACGCGGCCCTTGCTGCGGGTGCCAGGGATAATGGCGCGCCCGGCCTGCGCCCGCATTATCACGAAAACTATTATGGGGCCTTCGTCATTGACCCCGATGGCAACAATATCGAGACGGTCTGTCACAGCCCGGTCGCTTAA